One genomic region from Salvelinus sp. IW2-2015 linkage group LG24, ASM291031v2, whole genome shotgun sequence encodes:
- the LOC111951567 gene encoding myogenic factor 5-like has product MDVFSPSQVFYDSACASSPEDLDFGPGELDGSEEDEHVRVPGTPHQAGHCLQWACKACKRKSSTVDRRRAATMRERRRLKKVNHGFEALRRCTSANPSQRLPKVEILRNAIQYIESLQELLHEHVENYYGLPGESSSEPGSPSSSCSDSMVDCNSPVVWPQMNTSFGNNYSYTKNVSSGERGAGASSLACLSSIVDRLSSVDASAPAGLRDMLTFSPSSTDSQPCTPESPGTRPVYHVL; this is encoded by the exons ATGGATGTCTTTTCCCCATCCCAGGTCTTCTATGACAGCGCCTGTGCCTCCTCGCCAGAGGACCTGGACTTCGGCCCCGGGGAACTGGACGGCTCAGAGGAAGACGAGCACGTCCGGGTCCCTGGGACTCCTCACCAGGCGGGTCACTGCCTTCAGTGGGCCTGCAAGGCCTGCAAGCGTAAGTCCAGCACGGTGGACCGGCGGCGGGCTGCCACCATGAGGGAACGACGCCGGCTGAAAAAGGTGAACCACGGCTTCGAGGCTCTGAGGCGCTGCACCTCAGCCAACCCCAGCCAGAGGCTGCCTAARGTGGAGATCCTGCGCAACGCCATCCAGTACATCGAGAGCCTCCAGGAGCTGCTCCATGAGCATGTGGAGAACTACTACGGCCTTCCTGGTGAGAGCAGCTCAGAGCCTGGGAGCCCCTCRTCCAGCTGCTCCGACAGCATG GTTGACTGTAACAGTCCTGTTGTGTGGCCTCAGATGAACACAAGCTTTGGCAACAACTACAGTTACACTAAGAATG TGAGCTCTGGAGAGAGAGGTGCTGGTGCCTCCAGCCTGGCCTGCCTGTCTAGCATAGTAGATCGCCTCTCCTCGGTAGATGCCAGTGCCCCAGCAGGGCTCAGAGATATGCTTACCTTCTCGCCCTCCAGCACCGACTCCCAGCCTTGCACTCCAGAAAGCCCCGGGACCAGACCCGTGTACCACGTGTTGTGA